The Moorella glycerini genomic interval CCCGGAAAGAACAACTACCCCATCCCACCCCCAGGGCCTTCATTACCGCCTCCTTGGCGGCAAAACGGGCGGCCAGGGAAGCCCCGGGACGGTGCCGGCTGCTACAGTACTCCTGTTCCGCTGCCGTAAATAATCTGGCCAGCAAACGCGGGCGGCGCTTTATAGCCCTTTCCAGGCGCTCAATTTCAATAATATCAATGCCAAGGCTTGCCATAATCCCATCCTAACCATTTTACTGCTGCTTAATTCCCCTTTGCTTTATTCGGCAATAATAGTGAAAAACCTCCTGCAAAATCCTGTTTGCTCCTCTCCTTTAATCTGGCT includes:
- the acpS gene encoding holo-ACP synthase — protein: MASLGIDIIEIERLERAIKRRPRLLARLFTAAEQEYCSSRHRPGASLAARFAAKEAVMKALGVGWGSCSFRDIEISREEGGRPRVVLYGRARELARQVGAGTIIVSLSHCRAYATAVALALEE